The Anabrus simplex isolate iqAnaSimp1 chromosome 1, ASM4041472v1, whole genome shotgun sequence genome window below encodes:
- the LOC137497974 gene encoding uncharacterized protein: MSGERKIDSFSDSYPTSKCSNVAPVNYTLVHSDVWSELVKELLCGECRTKSIFIQFRESHGFSSKIIVKCRNCDYVSANVYSSPRVKNNNSQRPAFHVNNAMVETFSTLGKGQRGLEKFSVGMGMNTLGPRPFSAHLKLLIDEGKLMRKEVLDMAAQVVRSSHGANDNEILDICVSYDASWHKRGHTSNYGVGFAIDIQTGIVLDYHVLSKYCQKCVVAERDLGKHSSEFDIWYEGHNNSSECEKNYCGSSNAMEKDIGEILWRRSLGKGFRYTTMLSDGDAKTHVHLNQIQVYGPGITIVKEECINHVSKRLGTALRNTVRDWKAKGETLGGRKEGSLTETTMTKLGHYFRHAIVNNIPDVAKMKRAIYSTLRHCMSTDLNPQHITCPKGVDSWCFFNRQQAEGKPVDSHSRMTCKLRPSVVTKIAPVYQRLASDEMLRRCCAGKTQNANESLHSMVWSKCPKEVFISKSKLELGILRAVSEFNMGHYKTAETLHAIRNSLLSSTTQSLCKSQDNRRVARSRKRTSEQHKKERKHHKLVKISTEERFRRSEGATYAAGQF; this comes from the exons ATGTCAGGAG aaagaaaaatcgactcattttctgattcttaccctacctctaaatgttctaatgttgcgcctgtaaattacaccttagtacatagtgatgtgtggagtgaacttgtgaaagaactactatgtggtgagtgtcgaaccaagtcaattttcattcaatttagagaaagccatggtttttcctctaaaattattgttaaatgcagaaattgtgattatgtttctgcaaatgtatatagttctccaagagtgaaaaataataattcacagaggcctgctttcCATGTCAACAATGCTATGGTTGAGACATTTAGCACTCTAGGTAAGGGTCAACGAGGGTTGGAAAAGTTCTCAGTTGGTATGGGCATGAACACTTTAGGACCTAGGCCTTTTTCAGCCCACCTGAAACTTTTAATTGATGAGGgaaaattaatgaggaaagaagtactagatatggctgcacaagttgtacgcagttctcatggagctaatgacaatgaaatattagatatttgtgtatcatatgatgcgagctggcataaacgtggtcacacatccaactatggagtagggtttgctattgacattcagactggtattgtgctagattaccatgtgctgtcaaagtactgtcagaagtgtgtggtagctgaaagggacttgggaaaacatagttcagaatttgatatatggtatgaaggtcataacaattctagtgagtgtgaaaagaattattgtgggtcctccaatgctatggaaaaagatattggagagattctgtggaggaggtcacttggcaaggggttccgctacactaccatgttgtcagatggggatgctaagactcatgttcatttaaatcagattcaagtatatggaccaggtatcaccatagtaaaggaagagtgcattaatcatgtatcaaaacgccttggcactgctcttcgcaatactgttagagattggaaggcaaagggtgaaacactaggtgggcggaaagagggcagcttgacggaaaccaccatgaccaagcttgggcattatttcagacatgccatagtcaacaacatcccagatgtggctaaaatgaagagggcaatttattctacccttagacattgcatgtcaacagatctcaaccctcagcatataacttgccccaaaggtgtcgattcttggtgcttctttaatagacagcaggcagaggggaaaccagttgacagtcatagtcgaatgacttgcaagcttaggccatctgttgtgaccaagattgcaccagtatatcagcgactggcttcagatgaaatgttgCGACGTTGTTGTGCTGGTAAGACCCAGAATGCCAACGAGTCACTTCACAGCATGGTTTGGTCTAAGTGTCCGAAGGAAGTATTTATTTCCAAGTCAAAACTTGAACTAGGTATACTCAGGGCAGTCTCAGAGTTCAACATGGGACACTACAAGACAGCTGAGACACTTCATGCCATCAGGAATTCACTTCTTTCTTCAACCACCCAGTCATTGTGTAAATCACAAGACAACCGTCGTGTAGCTCGGAGCAGGAAGAGGACCAGTGAACAAcacaaaaaggagagaaaacatcacaaactggtaaaaatatcaacagaagaaagatttaggaggtctgaaggtgcaacgtatgctgcaggacagttctaa